AACAAGGCAAGTGAAGGTCCAAGTCTTGACTGGTTGAAGTATGTCAGGGCAAATTCTACAAAGGCAAAGATAAAGAGATACTTCAAAAATGAGTATTCGGCGAAACTCGTTGAAAGAGGTAAGGAGATATTCAGAAAGATCAGCAGACGGCTCTCCGTATCGATGGATGACTTGATAGAGGGAGAGCAGATAAAGTCCCTGATGAGCCGACTGGGGGCGCACAACGAAAACGATCTCTTTAGCAAGCTTGGCGACGGGTCGATAACGATGGGAGAGGTACTCAGTCTTCTTGCACCGAAGGAAGAAGAGATAGATGTTCTTCCCGAAGAGACCGAATTGATCAAACAGAAACAGGCGAAGGGGAACGAAGTCGTTGTTGGCGGCGAGACTGGAATCGCCGTCTACTTTGCCAAATGTTGTACTCCTCTTCCGGGCGACGACATAATCGCGGTGATGAGCAGCAGGGGTATATCAATTCACAACCGCAACTGCCGAAATCTGAAAGACATAAGTGAGGATAAGCTCGTGGATGCCCACTGGAACCTTGTAACGGGAGGGAGATTCAGTGCCTGGATTGTTGTGGAGTTTGACAGCACGGATAGAACTCTTATAAATAAGTTTCTTGAGAGACTGGAAAACAAGAATGCAAAAGTAATGAAGTACTCCGTTGAAGCAGGAAAGTGGGGATATGATACACTGATTGCGAATATCCTTGTAAAGGATGTTGCCCATCTGACTTTGGTGATGGAGAACCTCAGGGGTATGAAGGGTGTTCAAAACGTGAAGAGATTTGGAGGGGTTGCGTGAGGGCCGTAGTTCAAAGAGTTAGCAAGGCCAAGGTAACCGTAAGTGGGAGAATAACTGGAGAGATTGATAAGGGCCTTCTTGTTCTTGTTGGGATCGGTCGAGACGATGACGGGAGTGACGTGGAATGGCTGGTTGATAAGACACTCAATCTTCGTGTGTTTGAAGACGAAAATGAGAAGATGAATCTTTCGCTAATAGATGTCTCGGGAGCGCTTCTTGCCATTTCACAATTCACAATAATGGGCGACGCCAGAAAGGGAAGAAGGCCTTCTTTCACCGAAGCTGCCAAACCGGAAGCGGCCAGAGCGCTTTTCAACGATTTTCTCCAGATGGCGTCTAAGACTGTGAAAGTTGAAACAGGGATCTTCCAGGCTCACATGGATGTAGAGCTTGTTAACAGTGGGCCGGTAACGATTCTATTGGATTCAAAGAGAGTATTTTAGGAGGTGTTCTTGTGAAGAGATCCATGAAATTTATTCTTATCGTAATAATGGTTGCGGCGGTCGGGGCGATTGTTGTCTCTGAGAGCAGTGCGGGGCCTTCCAATCCTGCAAAAATCGCGTTTGCAGATATGCAGAAAGTCCTTGAGTCAACGAGAGACTGGGTTACATTGAATACCGACTATCAGAAAGACACTCAGTTTTATCAGGGCCAGTTGGATAGCTTGAGTAGAGAGTATCAGGACTTGGCGAACTCTGGGGCTAGTCAAGAAGCGCTTCTCCAGAAGCAACAGGAGATTCTTACCAAGAAGAGTCAGTACGAACAGACACTGGAAACTACTTACAATGCAAAACTGCAGGTCATATTGGAACAGGTTAACAAGAGAATCAGAGATTACGCAACGTTTATTGGTATAGACATGGTAATATCCGACGAAATAGTTGTATATGGTTCTTCTGCTTACAATATTACTGACGCGATAATCGAGTATATGAAAGGGTTTCAGAATTGAGTGATCCTTCTTATCTGAAATGCGAACATCTTGACAAGCGCTACGGAAGAAGAAGAGTACTGAAGGATGTATCAATAGAGGCATCATCGCTTGAGGTGGTGGGACTGCTTGGACCCAACGGTGCAGGCAAGACCACCGCCTTCAAGTCTATTCTCGGAATAGTTATTCCGAACACTGGGAGTATATTTCTCAATGGCGAGAATATAACTCATCTTCCAATCCACGAAAGAGCCAAGAGAGGAATAGCTTACCTTCCGCAGGAGACATCGATTTTCAGGGGACTCAAGGTGATTGAAAACCTGACGATGGTCATGAGACTTACCGGTCAAGAAGAAAGTCACTATGAGAGGGCGAGCGAGATACTGGATGAGTTCGGAATCCTTTCGTTGAAAGATCAGGTTGCTTCGTCGATATCGGGTGGGGAGAAGAGAAGACTGGAATTTGCCAGGACGATGACCCTTTCTCCTTCATTCATACTTCTCGATGAGCCTTTCGTGGGAATAGATCCTATGACTGTGAAGGATATTCAGAAGATGATCAGAAAGCTTAAGAGCAGGGGAATAGGTGTTATAGTTACGGACCACGATGTCTCTTCTATAGCAAAAGTTGTTGACAGACTCTATGTGTTGTACAAGGGAGAAGTCATCTCTTCCGGAGACCCGGAAGAGGTCCTTGGAGACAGCCAGGTTGTCGAGAAGTATCTGGGAAGTGACGATTGATGCTTCATGTCGCTGTAATTGGTTATTCGGGCCCCACGGACAGAAGTCCCGTGAAGGAGCTTCAAGTAGTCTGTGAAGAAGTTGGAAGAACTCTTGCAAGGCGTGGTCACGTTGCAATGACAGGTGGGAGAGACGGAGTAATGGAACTTGTTTCAAGATCTATGTCGGAAGAGGGAGGTCGGGTAGTTGGAGTACTTCCTATCGGAGACGAGGGCAACGAGCACAATGAGATCAGGATAAGAACCGGGATGGATTTTGCTATGAGATCCCTGATACTTACAAAATCAGCCGATGTAGTAATCTCTATTGGAGGTCAGGCGGGAACTCTGCTGGAAGTAGTTTCTTCGTACTCATATGGCCGTTCAGTAATCCTAATGGAGGGTACCGGCGGCTGGACAGACAGAATCAGATCTGTGTTAATTGACGGCAAGTATCTTGACGAGAGAAAGACTGTAGAAATGAAGCTGGCAAGTAATATAGAAGATCTTGAGACGTACCTTGAGGAGGCTGAAAATGGTAAGGTGTAGATTTGCGCCCAGTCCTACCGGCAATCTTCATGTTGGTGGTGTTAGGACGGCGCTGTTCAACTGGCTCTTTGCGAAAAACCAACATGGAGGTTTTGTGCTGAGAATAGAAGATACGGATATCGAGCGTTCTGAGAAGAGATTTGAGGATCAGATCCTTTCCTCCATGAAATGGTGTGGACTTGATTGGTCGGAAGGGCCGGATGTAGGCGGGGATTATGGCCCATATAGACAGAGCGAGCGTGTCGCTCTCGGTTTCTACGATAAGTTTGCTCAAGAGCTCGTCGAAAGAGGTCGGGCATATTTTGCAGTCTATTCCAAGTCAAATCAGGAAGAGGTTTTACGGATTTCAGAGGAGATTCCTGAGCTATCTGATGATGAGATATATACAGTGAAGTTCAAGATACCGGACGGTACGACCGGCTTTTCCGATCTGTCTAAAGGAGAGATGAGTTTCGAAAACGAGAATTTCTCTGATTTCATAATAATCAAATCGAATGGATTCCCGACCTACAATTTCGCTGTAGTTGTAGATGATCATATGATGGAGATTACTCATGTTTTCAGAGGAGAAGACCATCTCACAAATACTCCGAGGCAGCTCATGATCTATAGAGCCCTGGAATGGGAACCACCAACATTCATGCATATTCCTCTGATTCTTGGTAGTGACCGGGCTCCTCTTTCGAAGAGGCATGGTCATACTAGTGTGGATCATTTCAGAAGAGAAGGGTACTTGAGTGTGGGACTGATGAACTACCTTGCGCTTCTTGGATGGACGGTTGATCAGGAGATCTTTGATTACCACGAAAAGGTCAGGGACTTCGTTCCATCAGATATCTCCAACAAAGGAGTCGTCTTCGATTACGAGAAGCTTGAGTGGATTAACGGAAAGCACTTGAGGTTATTTGATCCCGACGAACTGGCTGTGCAGTTTGGATTGTGGCTGAAGTTCACTGGAAGGTTTGACTATTACGCGAACATGGAAGCCGATCAGTTTTACTCGAGAGAAGTCCTAACAATTTGCCGCGAGAAGATCAATACTCTACAGCAGCTGTTCGATTTCTCGGCGCCTTTCTTCTGCGAAGAGGTTGATTACCAGGAAGACTACGTTGTCAAGTATCTTAAAAATGACTGGAGCAAAGATCTTGTTTCTGCTGCTATCAGGCGGTTTGAAGACGCACGCGACTGGTCCGTTGAAGGTGTTGAGAAGACTGTTAGGGAACTTGCGGATGAGAAGATAACATCCAAGAAGAATACTTTCCAAACTCTAAGAGGGGGGGTAACTGGTAGGCTTGTGACTCCGGGACTCTTTGAGACGATCTCCGTACTTGGTAGAGATAGAGTTCTTGAGAGGTTGGAGAGCCTGCTCGAGTTGATTGAGTATGAGGAAGGGAATATCGCTGATTGAGATGGTAGTCTCTCTGGCAGTATCTGCTCTCTTGCTGATTTCGATCTTCAAAATTGTTAACATGTGGCTGGCTATGTCTTCCAGCATAGTTCAGGAAACGAAAACGAACATGTCTTTGTCGAGAACCTTCGACATCGTCGAAAGGGACCTTAATCGTTCCACGGGAAACTTCTCATGGGGGGTTTCCTTTATAAGCTTCGATGCAATTGTTGATGGGCAAAAGAAAAGGATAAGGTACTACGTGTCTGGAAACAGGATAATGAGAAGGTCTGGAAATTCATATAATACCGTGACCGAGTTTAGAGAGTCTGCAGGCTTCTTTGAAGAAGAAGGGACAGTCAGATTTGTAATCGATAAAAGAGAAATCTTGATAGGGACAAAAGGTGGATAGGATGAATCCAAAGGATATCAGGAAGATGCTTCAGGCTATAGAAGAGGAGATTCTCTCCAGAATAGAAATGGATGTAAAAGAGATGCTGGATTCACCTTCGGCATACGTAAGGGCAAGAGCTGTGAAGTCTGCTGCTGATAGAGAGATGAGAATAGAGAATATTGAAAGCTTTCTCGAAGACCCTTCACCCGAGGTCAGAAAGAATGCAGTGGTCACTATGGCAAAGTTGAGTGAGAACCGAGATTCTATTCTCAAAGCATTGGATGATCCGTCAGATCTTGTCAGAAGCACAACAGCGAAAGAACTCGTGGAATTTGGCTATGAAGACGAGGATCTTGCGAGGCGAATCGCCGCCGACCCCTCCAAAAAGGTTAGGAAGACTTTTGTTGTCGCTCTGGCTGAAGCCGGGGAGAACGAACTCCTGAAGGAGTTTGACGAAGACCCGAGTAACGATATTCGGAGTATCCTGGCGGCCTGCAAAGGGCAGCTCAGGCTTGAAGAAGAGGAGCTTTCATCTCTTTCAGGCAAGTTCCAGAAGGTGGCTCTTCTTTCGAGACTGGGCCAGAGAAACTCAGGCGCCGCTGAAGAGCTTCTAGTTCTCTTGAAGGATTTCCGATCCTCAAAAGTCAAACAGATAATTGTTGAGACTTTCGAGTCCTTTCCTGATGATATCGCGCTTCCCACTCTCAAGAAATTGATTGATTCCGATGATAGAACAGTTGCTATCTCCGCAATGAAAACTCACAGGAAGATCAAAGGGTACGATGTTTCGATGCTTCAGTCAGCAGAGAGATTCATGGATTCTGAGGATGAAGAGATGAGATTCGCAGGCGCACAGTATATTAAAGGTCTTGTAGAACCGTCTGCAGCAGAGATTTTACACACTGGATTAGAAGATCCTTCTGACAGAGTGAGAGCCGTATGTATGGAGGCGCTGGCAAGTCTTATGGATCATTCTATTGCAGATGTTATCGATGAATCTCTTAGATCAACATCATCCCGGCTAAAAAAGGCATCGCTAAGGGCCGTGAAGAAACTTAAGACTATCGATATCGAAGATCATATTACTAGAATTCTTTCTAACAGAAAAGAGGACCTTCAGACAAGAGTACTCGCTTCTTCCGTAACGGGACTTCTAAAACTGGAAGGACCTCTTCCTTATCTTGAAGAAATCGCTCTAAATGCTTCCATTGAAAGCCGCCTAAGAATCTCTGCGGCAAGAGCTATGGCAAGGATAAATCCTTCTCGTCTGGCCGAACTTTTCGGCTTCACAGTATGATGGCGGTCAGAATCGAAAGGATCGTTACTACTAAGAGAATCGAGTCACTCAAAGACCAGCTTTTTTCCTTGAGGCAAGTTAACTTGTGTCCAGGTCTGTATCCTCTAATTTGAAGGGCGGCAGCAGTGTCCTGAGCCTTCTTCAGCGAGGTTGCAATTACCGGGATCACTACGGAGATTGAGTTTTTCACTCTTGAGAATATGCTCCCTTTGTCGAACTCTATTCCCCGCACCTTCTGTGCCAAGATTATTCGGTTTGTCTGAAGGGAGATAAGGGGGATGAAAGTGAGAGTTAGAGAAAGCGCCATTCCAATTTCAGAAGACCGCTTCTTGCCCCCGGGGAGTTTTCCAATAATCTCTTCCACAGAAAAAGAGATCTCCAGGGGTGTTGTTGTAAGTGAAAGCATTATACTGAAAAGCACCGCAAGAATCATTCTGGCCGAAAGCACCGCAGCGTTTATCAAACCCTCTTCTGTGATCCTCAAAACCTTTAAGTCCAGCAAGACTCTTCCGTGAGTAAAAAGGATCTGAAAGACTACGATCAACAGGATTAACAACCTTATCCCCCGTAGCGTCTTCACGAACTCCCTGAAAGGAACTGCTGAAAGTGCGGAGAGAACAATCCAGAGTGATAGGAAGACTGTGAAATCTGCAATCCCGCTCAGAAACAGCGAGCCTATTGAAAGCGAAACAAAGGCTATGGTCTTTGCTATCGGTGACAATTTGTGAATCACCGAGTTCGTTGGAACGAATCGCCCAAAAGGAACTCCTACCAAACATCTCTCTCCCTGTAACGAACAAAACTAGTCGGTGTTTCCCACACCGCCACTTCGTAAAGCTCATAATCGCTTCCTCCAACCCTGGAAGCCAGGCGTTTGAATATCCACTCGGCTATGTTCTCTGCGGTCGGCTGAGGTATAACATCATTTATGTATGCGTGATCGAGCAAGCTCAACACTTCTGACTTGACTATGTCTTTGAGCCGCAGAAAATCGATGACCATATCTTCTTGATTCTTCTCTCCGGCAACTGTTATCTGAAGCTTATAGGTGTGGCCGTGAAGCTTCTCACACTTTCCGTGATAACTGGTCAGATTGTGAGCCGCATCAAATGTGAACTCCTTAGTTAGGAAGAACATGAGTCTCTATCACCATCCTTTTTCACTACCAATACAGACTCTCCATGAGACTATCATATCGTATTCTCGCTTGTCAGAAGGGTAACACCAAGGAAATGCTGATGATTTGTCCTGCCATTGAGCGGAGGAATCCCTTTAACGGATACCAGCATCGGTGTTTCGCTGCACAATGAAGAACGAGAAAGACTAAGAGTGAATAGGTCCTCAAAGTGATTTACTGGCCATAACAGATGCTCAATGTGGGAAAAGATTAGCAGAGCAAAGAATTTCTGAAGAAGATGTCGATAATTATCAGCTGACAAACCGGTCGAGCTAGCTCACTCTATAGTTAGATAACTGCGGAATTTGCATGAATATGTTTGACATTCATCTAACTATCTGTCATAATAGTACTGTAAGAGATGTATCGAACCGGGGAGGGATGACAGGTGTCAGAAAATCAGATGAAATCGATGAAGGAAGTTACAGAGCAGATAGAGAAAGTGAGAGTTGAGATTCTCAAGACGAGATCATTCATAACTTTCTGAGAAAGTGCTGGAAAATCACGAGAGAGCTTTCGGGCTCTTTTTTTTGTTGAAACTCCTGGCGTTTGGCGCATGTATGTGAGACCAACCGAGAAAAATCATTGTCGGGAGTTTTGCTTTGAGAGTGCGAGAAATGATCGTCGTTGACCGTTACGGGTCAACCGTCCGAGAACACCGCGAACCAGTCCACCGAAAAGAACAATCGAGAAAGAGCACTTTCGAGACGTTCGCTGCGCTCACGAGAAGACGAGAAATTCAAAGCCAGTCACCTTCGGTGGCCAGTCTTTGCTTCGCAAAGGCCGGTTCCGCTTCGCGGGCTAAGAACCGCTGTGCGCTTAAGATCAAGGACCCGCTGATCGCTTGTAAAAGTTCAGTTGCAAGTTCCAAGATGCAAGTTGCCAGAAAAAGCAAGAGACCGGGGTTGGGGGTAGCGGCTTCGTGGTAGGAAAGAGCACGTTGAACCAAAATAAGCTTCCCTGCGAAGCAGGCATTGCTATCACTGATGCTCTTCAGTGCATTGCGTCCCACCGAAGGTGGCATCACTTCCGCCGATGCTTTTCGGCGCATCACTTCCCCGAACGTTTCTCCGGGCATCACTACCACGCGCCAGCGAGCCTCACTTCCTGATGAAGTCGGCATCATTTCTGCTTGTCCTCTCTTTTCTCGGAGAACGGAGGATCGTTGACGGCCAACGTGGTTTTCATCAGCGACCAAGGTCTCTTTGCTTTTGATAGTAGGAGGTCCTTCCCCTACTTTGAAAGGAATGAAAAAAGGGCCTCTGCTGAGACCCGAAGTCATCTTTCTTTCCGTGGGGGAAAAGGGGGGTTGCTTGTATGTCGCGATTCTACTGGTAAATTCTTCAGAACGCCAGGAAATTACCGTGTTTTGCAGAAGCCGATCTTGCCTTGTCGATTTCTTTCTGAATGTCTTTTCGTATTCTCTTTGGTTCTCTCTTCATATCGACTCCTCCTTTTCGTTGCGTTCGATTCATCTCTTACATTTTGATCTTAGCATTGGGTTTGATAATTGTCAAACCTTAAATGTTAACGAACAATGAATTTCTAACTATATGTCGTTTAAGGACCTTATATTCTCTGATCGTTGAATGGTAGGGATCATAAGCATGAATAGATTCGTGTTGGAGCGAGTTCTGCAAAGCCTAAGAGCTATGTCTAGTCAGAACAGAGAGATCAGTTCTAAATTACTCTAACTGTATCTGTGCTATAATTCAAGACAAGTCGAACTTGAGAGGTGTATTCCTTGAAAATCATTCCGGGATACGTTGAACTTGTAGAGATTTTAATGGCATGTGGGTTTGCTGATAGAAAGAGTTACTTCGATGCACTCTCGCAAGACCTGGGGTTTGATTTCGAACCAGGAAGAGAACTTGTCGAATTTCTTGATAGAGTTAGAAGTAATGATAACTGGTCGATAAGAGTGGCTGTTGAGGTCTTCTCCGAAATAAAGGACAGTGTCATATTCTTCTGTGATTTTCCAAAGGAGCCCGGAGGCGAGCTTCTTCTTGAAGAGGCCATAGAGAGCCTGGGAAAAAGTTTTGAAGAAAAGGCAAGGTGTGTGGTTGACAGCATCTTGTTGAACAATCTAAATCTCTCTCAAGAGGACGTGAGGAAGACGCTAGACGGTGACTTGAGCATCGTTTCGGAGGCCGTTGACAAGGCAGAAGACCTTTCTGAGAACACGACTTGGTTCATCACTCAACTGATCAAGTTTCCCAAACAGTCTAAGGAGATTCTAATCTTTGCTCTGAGAGAACTTAAGAAGCACTATGAAGAATCAGGGCTCAGAAAGAAGAATCGTGACAAGATTGCTGAAAGGCTAAGACTATTCAGAGCCGAAGAGTACGAGGAAGTTGCGGAGGATTTCCTGAAATTCTACGGTATAAGGCCCAGGGAAGATTTGCCTCTTCACCTTTTATTTCAGAACACTCTCAAGTATTCGGGCCTCAAGTTCGCCAGCGCCTGCGATATCCAACTCATAGTTTTCAGTGAGCACCTGAAACAGATTGAAGAGATCATGAATCCTGTGGTAACCGACAACACTCTCAGATTATTTCTTAGAAATCTTTCCGATCAGACAAAGATGCAGATTCTTAAGGCGATATCCGACGAGCCGAAATACGTAGATGAGCTTGCGAGAATTGTGGGTTTGTCGAAGTCGACCGTTTCCTACCACCTTTCTACATTGGGTGAGCTGGCTCTTGTCACGAGTCGTAAGGATCACAGAAGGGTGTACTTTTCGCTTAATAAAGAGCGTCTCGAGAAGATACTTAAGAGATTGGAAACGCTGTACGAAGAGGGTGAAGAGTAATGGAATTGATTACAGGATACTTCGAGATATACGATCTGACGATGGCCATTCAATTCTCGCTCAACACTGGTCCGGTTGAGAAAGTGCTTAAGACACTCGGAGTTGATTATGAGCCATCAACGCAGCTGATGGAATTCAGAGAGGATTTGTTGAGAGACACAGAATGGTCAACAAGGATGTATATTACCTTTATGAATGAATTAGGTGTGATGGCTCCCATACTCTTTCCAATTAGGCAGAAGCTGCAGGACGGAATGTTCGTAACAATAGAGGAAAGCCTAAACATAGCTGAGGAAGGCGTAAAGCTGATAAGAGATCGATTCATTCGTGTCTTTGCCGAAAGAAGACTGAAGATTTCACACGATGAACTTAATCTTATGATCCATGAGAACCCTCAGAAGGTCTCGCAGGCTATAGAGGCAATCGGCGGAATAAGTGCTGACACAGTATGGTTCATAAACCAGCTGCTTTTCTTCCCGAAGACCGCAATGGATTTCCTCTCTTCCAATACGCTGAAAATCCTGAATTACTATGAGCGCAGTGGATTGAGGGAGCTTAACATGCGGCTTGTAAAAGGGTACGTGGAGAACAGTTCTCCTCAGAGGATTAGAGATGCATTCTCGAACTATCTAGACTATTATGGCATAACGCTGGACGAGTCCAAACCCTTGTATATAACACTTCAGAACTCTGTGCCCCACACAAACTCCGGTGTAATGACCTATCCGACGTTCCACCTCCTTATAATGGGTCTTGAAGAAGTTACTGAAGATTTCTCGGGCAGAATACCTAAAGAGGTAAGGTTGAGGAGTCTTCTGAAAGTCCTGTCGGATGAAACCCGTTTCAAGATCTTGAAGAAGTTGAATAACGAGCCCGCCCTGCAGAGAGATTTAGTTGAGTTCACTGGACTTGCAAAGTCGACTATCTCCTATCACATTGGTCTTCTTTTCAAGTCATCGTTGATAGATGTGGACCCATTTAACAGCGTCATCTACGTAAGAAAAGAGACCATAAGTAGGGCAGCTGCAGATATTAGAAATCTGTTGAACATAAGGGAGAAAAGATGATTAGAGCGGTAGTATTCGATATGGACGGGGTCATTATCGATTCGGAAAAAGTCTATAGAAAGGCATGTACGGAACTGGTAACCGAGCTGGGCGGTAAGATAAGTGTTGAGTTGTTTGAAAAGCAGATGGGTCTGAAGATGACAGAGACCCAGAAGGTCGTTGTAGAAACGGCGGGACTAGATATGAAACCTGAGGACTTTGGCAGAAGATACATGGAAAGGTACATGAAGCTTGCAAGGGAGACTCTAGAACCAAATCCCGGGTTGATCGACCTTCTCGCTTACCTGTCGGAAAAGGTTAAGCTGGCCATAGCTTCATCTACAGAGAGGGCCGCCATTGAGGAACTTATGAGAAAGATTAACGTACTCGATTACTTCGAGGTAGTTGTGGGTGGTGATGAAGTTCATGAATCTAAACCCTCACCTATTATCTATCTCAGAGCTGCGGAGCTTCTTGGAGTCAAGCCTGAAGAGTGTGTTGTTGTTGAAGACTCGCCAAATGGAATAAGAAGTGGCGTTAGAGCTGGAATGGAAGTGCTGGGTGTTAGAAATGAAGAGAATGCCCATCTAGATTTGTCTTTCTCGAAAGATGTTTTCGAAGATCTTTACGGAGTAAAAGAGTATCTCGAAAAACTTCTTGAGAGTTAGTCGAAAAGCAAGTTTTCCAGGCGCTTGAGATTCCTTATCTCCACTGTGTTTCTATCAGGCATGGAAATGATCCCGTCTCTTTCAAGTTCCGAGAAGTTTCTGGACACCACCTCCCTCGTTGATCCTATTAGACTGGCCAGAGTCTTCTTTGTGCAGGGAAGCTTCAAAGTTTGGGAGTCCTTTTCAAGAGATAATTCAAGCAGATAGCTGGCGATCTTTTTCTTCACAGTGGATAGTGAAAGAATCTCGATTATGCTTGACAGATTCAAGATCTTCTCGGAAATGCTTCTGAGATAAGTGAGAAGAAAGCACTGATTCTTGAAAGCATACAGAAGCACTTTCTTGGGGATGTTGAGAATCTCCGAATCCACCTCTGAAACCACATAAGAAGCATACCTTCTTCCTGCAAAAACCAACGCCTCGCCGAACATCTGCCCCTTTTCCAGACGGTTCATAATCTGTTCCTGGCCTGAAGGCAAAAACTTCGATATTCGGAGTTTGCCTTCGAGAACAAGACTTAGCGAATCGCACCGATCATCGGGAGTGTACAAGACCTGGTTGCTTGAAGAGTGCATCCTTCGAGAGCCAACAAGTATTTTTTCTATTTCGCCGGAGGTCAAATCGCTGAAAAGGTCTATGCTTTGCAGCATCTACTTATCAACCCTGTACCAGTACTCGTATTCCATCTTAAACCCGACTCTTGAATAGAGTCTTATCGCATTTATGTTAGGTTTGTCTACTTGAAGATAGGCGATTCTAGCGCCCCTTTTCTTTCCGAGTTCCAGCAGTTTCTCGGTTATCTGTATTCCATAACCCTTTCGCCTTTCAGTTTCGAGGACAGCTATTCCGAATAATCCTATATGGTCTCCTTCAATGACTGCCAAACCACAACCAACATCGTTTCCCTCCTTCTTGAGTAGCACGAAGAAGCTCTTGGATATTACCATCGAAAGAAGTTTCTTTGCCCAAGACTTATTACCCCGTGCTCTCTTGTTAAGTGAGAAAAAGATGTCGAGCCATCTTTCTTCCGGTGTTGGGAAGATATCGAGATCGGAGATATCTAACCTTTTGCTGTCCAAGGTCTTAGTCATGACGAGAGCCCTGTCTATCTCTTGAAAGCCCATCTCTTCAAGGGTTTTGTCAAGGAAGACCGGCTTAGACTCCTGTGTCAATTTGAACATTGGAGGCAGATCCCTGGAACGGTAAAATGATCTGACCTCTTCGATCTTATGAGAAAGAGATTCGTGAGAATCATATAGTGGATATACTGAGTTTGACCTGTTTGTGTATCCGCCGGCGTATCTCATTATCCAACCATCCCTCAACCTGCTGTAGGCGGCGGGCCAGGAGTTCAACGTAATCTCTTCAAGCTTCCTGATCCTTGACATAGTACCTCCAATCTCACCAATTTCAGGTAAATTCTACGTCATAACTGACTAGCCATTTATTGTTGACATGAGTGCGGTAAATCACTGGTTTCTTGATGAGCTGCTGCCTCTGACATGATACGTTATGACCTATGCAGAAGGCAACTCCACTAAGGAAATTCCAGGCTGATGGGATCGAAAGAAACTCGACACAAATACCCCTCCATTGTTGATTTCTG
This genomic stretch from Mesotoga sp. Brook.08.105.5.1 harbors:
- a CDS encoding Crp/Fnr family transcriptional regulator, which gives rise to MLQSIDLFSDLTSGEIEKILVGSRRMHSSSNQVLYTPDDRCDSLSLVLEGKLRISKFLPSGQEQIMNRLEKGQMFGEALVFAGRRYASYVVSEVDSEILNIPKKVLLYAFKNQCFLLTYLRSISEKILNLSSIIEILSLSTVKKKIASYLLELSLEKDSQTLKLPCTKKTLASLIGSTREVVSRNFSELERDGIISMPDRNTVEIRNLKRLENLLFD
- a CDS encoding winged helix-turn-helix domain-containing protein, with amino-acid sequence MKIIPGYVELVEILMACGFADRKSYFDALSQDLGFDFEPGRELVEFLDRVRSNDNWSIRVAVEVFSEIKDSVIFFCDFPKEPGGELLLEEAIESLGKSFEEKARCVVDSILLNNLNLSQEDVRKTLDGDLSIVSEAVDKAEDLSENTTWFITQLIKFPKQSKEILIFALRELKKHYEESGLRKKNRDKIAERLRLFRAEEYEEVAEDFLKFYGIRPREDLPLHLLFQNTLKYSGLKFASACDIQLIVFSEHLKQIEEIMNPVVTDNTLRLFLRNLSDQTKMQILKAISDEPKYVDELARIVGLSKSTVSYHLSTLGELALVTSRKDHRRVYFSLNKERLEKILKRLETLYEEGEE
- a CDS encoding GNAT family N-acetyltransferase, translated to MSRIRKLEEITLNSWPAAYSRLRDGWIMRYAGGYTNRSNSVYPLYDSHESLSHKIEEVRSFYRSRDLPPMFKLTQESKPVFLDKTLEEMGFQEIDRALVMTKTLDSKRLDISDLDIFPTPEERWLDIFFSLNKRARGNKSWAKKLLSMVISKSFFVLLKKEGNDVGCGLAVIEGDHIGLFGIAVLETERRKGYGIQITEKLLELGKKRGARIAYLQVDKPNINAIRLYSRVGFKMEYEYWYRVDK
- a CDS encoding winged helix-turn-helix domain-containing protein translates to MELITGYFEIYDLTMAIQFSLNTGPVEKVLKTLGVDYEPSTQLMEFREDLLRDTEWSTRMYITFMNELGVMAPILFPIRQKLQDGMFVTIEESLNIAEEGVKLIRDRFIRVFAERRLKISHDELNLMIHENPQKVSQAIEAIGGISADTVWFINQLLFFPKTAMDFLSSNTLKILNYYERSGLRELNMRLVKGYVENSSPQRIRDAFSNYLDYYGITLDESKPLYITLQNSVPHTNSGVMTYPTFHLLIMGLEEVTEDFSGRIPKEVRLRSLLKVLSDETRFKILKKLNNEPALQRDLVEFTGLAKSTISYHIGLLFKSSLIDVDPFNSVIYVRKETISRAAADIRNLLNIREKR
- a CDS encoding HAD family phosphatase, which translates into the protein MIRAVVFDMDGVIIDSEKVYRKACTELVTELGGKISVELFEKQMGLKMTETQKVVVETAGLDMKPEDFGRRYMERYMKLARETLEPNPGLIDLLAYLSEKVKLAIASSTERAAIEELMRKINVLDYFEVVVGGDEVHESKPSPIIYLRAAELLGVKPEECVVVEDSPNGIRSGVRAGMEVLGVRNEENAHLDLSFSKDVFEDLYGVKEYLEKLLES